In Falco biarmicus isolate bFalBia1 chromosome 7, bFalBia1.pri, whole genome shotgun sequence, a single window of DNA contains:
- the STRC gene encoding stereocilin, which translates to MLERGAGAAPARRLLIWSLPCRGFHHNISWDARGLGFTAGVLPAPPPLPSCLQPVPRGIAAVPQNQLSLLPPVLEAVCNDSIPGLPGVSNFTVYLYCNLFNSSQGSSQRPEDLGAACSNAAWYLSMGEGGLAWARACREHYPAQFNSTVCSNTSLRETPGPQQVLLEQLCADLAGPRSCSACIRWEDAWSCFLGSPMLWDARLCGSRSCELLPADPWASLSQLCGGPQPRAQMPGVSEPGGADPCSFGGQSLWAWGSTGLLELCRTVCPCCFQELVCTNASLLQLLGHPQPVVGAHCQGALPSGRCLLQQLLALLPMPRRLDAGELCPDLAAYLLGLALQLPRCQEEAPGWAPHVNYLLRLLDHSLTASRREEAGQVAREQLSEAILLSSLLDNTSFWGLLGENSSAGILRAVGQYLGWERRVPAKRELLSCFSAVLWDLLQDSEGVPALEILAQEYLRMPEESFQGLLHAVGPEAVQRFLALLHRTWHRLRGKVPSPVSGEDALPSLAVLLLRRLPHLTPQLFVGLSQFIPFMAVTDIARLPPALLANESVLAALRTHSARLTQGQKAAFARRLLQVPCLGAVPTWPLGFLHAVLPLLPHLPLRCFLQLTPQQPWLGAPGLVRKPEPSSPLPVQIWGLGDGWQLLRLGLVQGRHVAGSLANRSRAAGTELGRRLGALACFLSPEELQDLEWLQDARGAVEQSLLACAAAGTLRQHGRVMLALADLLRSTNLAMVSPGELPAWRGVLPEMGVGFLEHLSAAQLNSLLLQLQPTQLTRAQASFLLTWALQRDNVTAGEASWMCPLLPGLGPTSLAAVLAPLRVQGCACLGPALPLLLAAQTASLLQALQPLDSWAHCLLPLLPLQLLRPSAQALHGALRDPNLPWSPQQVRGQAQGCGGRCCTPVPPTTAPQQAQLLWMEVGAGTNHSHRTAGALGSLVVGMSCAELQEPGREDFLGALRTLYVQPRSLPASLVRRRLQDPQGSRAACPCPALTARCPQRRCVQEEVLRRPALSEEELAWLGPRFLMELPAKLVEMLPDAVVQLVLDHVTREPHSLLALPATRRAALARRALRSLHLPAGVELGGEDLDQLGPLVGFLDRESVARIQPESLLPRLGDLQGTCLAREAAAELGRLLLSEQALGPPPGWHLPTLQQLGHLVFLLPLESLRAIPRDLLSRDTVEQLLQSQRDWEQSELGRLCHPLGSLDEDPSPQEVLVAPLVAAARPGDRGETVDSPSQLCPHWCTSCPWCPPSTLSTHLVLLVPSVPMLSPPQAGPVSPCPHAISSPVGVSPSCTLQWVLWGPWGWGQPAQAGSAAPVPSCADVRATFPAAWSAAQLAAMAPQQLESCLGLLSQDPALRPDQLRAALGQAWRVRGNMGGVGGDMGGCAGGGGGPLLGWAGPGGEMLDAGSCAGAVVGERPWGASEGLSVGGLCWPCGGCPWGGLWWPWGLAVGGCAHLGGLPVGSCAGAAWRRWAGGCRQLVKLLVPQLWGSAWALEPAQTLRLGRLATQLGEPELRELRLPDWGALSALGELDSWSQGQMRAVVSAFLRQRGASAQDLGLPELVALGHLLCGLPVAELQGLDSRELSKAAPFLGSLSLRCTEQQAEVLATHLTSNAAFGPAAAWGPEIFTEIGTLAAGLPDIVLSALVPEQIWALTPRAIAAVPAPKFAVVFGPTQLRTLSSAQAVAVTPQQRRWLGSAQRQALASAQCEGEAPQDGQDVTFLLLPLP; encoded by the exons ATGTTGGagaggggtgctggggctgccccagccagacGGTTGCTGATCTGGTCTCTGCCCTGCAGGGGCTTCCACCACAACATCAGCTGGGATGCCCGGGGCCTGGGCTTCACAGCTGGGGTGCTCCCTGCTCCAccacccctccccagctgcctccagcctgtCCCCCGGGGAATTGCAGCCGTGCCCCAGAACCAGCTCTCGCTCCTGCCCCCTGTTCTGGAGGCTGTGTGCAATGacagcatccctgggctgcCGGGTGTCTCCAACTTCACCGTCTACCTCTACTGCAACCTCTTCAACAGCTCCCAGGGCTCCAGCCAGCGCCCAGAGGAcctgggggctgcctgctccAACGCAGCCTGGTACCTCTCCATGGGTGAGGGGGGCTTGGCATGGGCCCGGGCCTGCCGGGAGCACTACCCTGCCCAGTTCAACAGCACTGTCTGCAGCAACACCTCCCTGAGGGAGACCCCTGGGCCCCAGCAGGTcttgctggagcagctctgtgctgacCTGGCTGGGCCCcgcagctgcagtgcctgcaTACGCTGGGAGGACGCCTGGagctgcttcctgggaagcCCCATGCTCTGGGATGCCCGGCtctgtggcagcaggagctgtgagTTGCTGCCCGCTGACCCCTGGGCCTCGCTCTCCCAGCTGTGTGGTGGTCCCCAGCCCCGGGCACAGATGCCCGGTGTCTCAGAGCCCGGGGGCGCAGACCCTTGCTCCTTCGGGGGCCAGAGCCTGTGGGCATGGGGGAGCACTGGTCTCTTGGAATTGTGCAGGACTGTGTGTCCCTGCTGCTTCCAGGAGCTGGTGTGCACCAAtgcctccctcctgcagctgctggggcatCCCCAGCCTGTGGTCGGGGCACACTGCCAGGGTGCCCTGCCCAGTGGacgctgcctgctgcagcagctcctggcactcCTGCCCATGCCCCGCAGGCTGGATGCTGGGGAGCTCTGCCCAGACCTGGCTGCCTACCTGCTGGGGTTGGCCTTGCAGCTGCCGCGGTGCCAGGAGGAGGCTCCAGGCTGGGCCCCCCACGTGAACTACCTCCTGCGCCTGCTTGACCACAGCCTGACCGCCTCCAGACGAGAGGAGGCTGGGCAGGtggccagggagcagctgagcgaGGCCATCCTCCTCTCCAGCCTCCTGGACAACACCTCCTTCTGGGGCTTGCTGGGGGAGAATTCATCTGCAGGCATCCTGCGAGCCGTGGGCCAGTACCTGGGGTGGGAGCGCAGGGTCCCGGCCAAGagggagctgctgagctgctttaGC GCGGTGCTCTGGGACCTGCTCCAGGACAGCGAGGGTGTGCCTGCCTTGGAGATCCTGGCGCAG GAGTACCTGCGGATGCCAGAGGAGAGCTTCCAGGGGCTGCTGCATGCGGTGGGGCCCGAGGCTGTGCAGCGcttcctggccctgctgcaccGCACCTGGCACCGGCTGCGTGGCAAG GTGCCATCGCCTGTGTCCGGGGAGGATGCACTGCCGtcgctggctgtgctgctgctccgcAGATTGCCCCATCTCACCCCGCAGCTGTTTGTCGGTCTGTCGCAGTTCATCCCCTTCATGGCCGTGACTGACATTGCaaggctccccccagccctcctggccAATGAAAGCGT ccttgctgctcTGCGGACTCACAGCGCGCGCCTGACGCAGGGGCAGAAGGCTGCCTTTGCCAGGCGCCTGCTGCAAGTCCCCTGCCTCGGGGCCGTGCCCACATGGCCCCTTGGCTTCCTCCATGCTGTCCTGCCGCTGCTGCCCCACTTGCCGCTGCGCTGCTTCCTGCAGCTCACGCCCCAGCAG ccctggctgggagCCCCAGGTCTGGTCAGGAAGCCTGAGCCGAGTTCACCTTTGCCTGTGCAGATCTGGGGGCTGGGGGatggctggcagctgctgcggctggggctggtgcaggGCCGCCACGTGGCAGGCAGCCTGGCGAACCGGAGCCGTGCGGCTGGCACCGAGCTGGGGCGCAG GCTGGGGGCCCTTGCCTGCTTCCTGAGCCCCGAGGAGCTGCAGGACCTGGAGTGGCTGCAGGATGCCCGGGGGGCAGtggagcagagcctgctggcGTGTGCAGCCGCAGGGACCCTTCGGCAGCACGGGCGG GTCATGCTCGCGCTGGCAGACTTGCTGCGCTCCACCAACCTGGCCATggtgagccctggggagctgccagCATGGAGGGGCGTCCTCCCTGAGATGGGAGTGGGCTTCCTGGAGCACCTGTCAGCTGCCCAGCTGAactccctcctgctccagctgcagccgACGCAGCTGACGCGTGCCCAG GCATCCTTCCTGCTCACATGGGCTCTCCAGAGGGACAAC GTGACGGCAGGGGAAGCATCCTGGATGTGTCCCCTGCTGCCAGGCCTGGGACCCACATcactggcagctgtgctggccccTCTCCGGGTCCAAGGCTGTGCATGCCTGGGGCCAGCCCTACCCCTGCTCTTGGCAGCACAGACggcatccctgctgcaggctctgcagcccctggacAGCTGGgctcactgcctgctgcctctgctgcccctccagctcctgcGTCCCAGCGCCCAGGCTCTGCACGGGGCTCTGCGGGACCCCAACCTGCCCTGGTCTCCACAGCAGGTCAGAGGCCAggcacagggctgtgggggaAGGTGCTGCACCCCTGTGCCTCCCACCACTGCCCCCCAACAGGCCCAGCTCCTCTGGATGGAGGTGGGAGCCGGCACTAACCACAGCCACCGCACTGCTGG TGCCCTGGGCTCACTGGTGGTGGGCATGAGCTGTGCCGAGCTGCAGGAGCCGGGCCGGGAGGATTTCCTGGGGGCTCTCCGGACCCTCTATGTGCAGCCTcgctccctgcctgccagcctggtAAGGAGGAGGCTCCAAGATCCCCAAGGCTCGCGGGCAGCCTGTCCCTGTCCTGCGCTCACAGCACGGTGTCCCCAGCGGCGCTGCGTGCAGGAGGAGGTGCTCAGACGTCCTGCGCTCTCCGAGGAGGAGCTGGCATGGCTGGGACCTCGGTTCCTCATGGAGTTACC GGCGAAGCTGGTGGAGATGCTACCTGATGCTGTGGTGCAGCTGGTCCTGGACCACGTGACCCGTGAACCCCACAGCCTGCTGGCCTTGCCGGCCACCCGCCGGGCAGCCCTGGCCCGCAGGGCCCTGCGCTCCCTG cacctcccagcAGGGGTGGAGCTTGGTGGGGAAGACCTGGACCAGCTGGGACCACTGGTGGGGTTCCTGGACCGGGAGAGCGTGGCCCGCATCCAGCCTGAGAGCCTGCTGCCGCGGCTGGGGGACCTGCAGGGCACCTGCCTGGCCAGGGAAGCAGCCGCTGAGCTGGGGCGGCTGCTGCTGTCGGAGCAGGCGCTGGG GCCTCCCCCTGGCTGGCAcctgcccaccctgcagcagctggggcacctGGTCTTCCTGCTGCCCCTCGAGAGCCTGCGTGCCATCCCCCGG GACTTACTGAGCAGAGACAcagtggagcagctgctgcagagccagcggGACTGGGAGCAGAGTGAGCTGGGACGTCTCTGTcaccccctgggcagcctggatGAGGACCCCAGCCCACAAGAAGTGCTGGTGGCCCCACTGGTGGCAGCTGCCAGGCCAGGGGACCGAGGTGAGACTGTGGactccccttcccagctctgtccccactGGTGCACCTCCTGTCCCTGGTGCCCTCCCAGCACTCTGTCCACACACTTGGTGCTCCTGGTGCCCAGTGTCCCCATGctgtcccctccccaggctggccctgtgtccccatgtccTCATGCCATCTCCTCCCCAGTTGGTGTGTCCCCCTCATGCACGCTGcagtgggtgctgtgggggccctggggctggggccagcccgctcaggctggctctgcagcccccgTGCCCAGCTGTGCCGATGTGCGTGCCACCTTCCCCGCGGCGTGGAGCGCAGCCCAGCTGGCCGCCATGgccccccagcagctggagagctgcctggggctgctcagccaggACCCTGCACTGCGCCCTGACCAGCTCCGGGCTGCCCTGGGCCAGGCCTGGCGGGTGAGGGGGAACAtgggtggggttgggggggacATGGGcggctgtgctggtgggggtggtgggcctctgctgggctgggctggccctgGTGGGGAGATGCTGGatgcagggagctgtgctggcgCGGTGGTGGGGGAACGTCCTTGGGGGGCCTCCGAGGGGCTGTCTgtgggagggctgtgctggccttGTGGGGGTTGTCCttggggagggctgtggtggccttggGGTCTGGCTGTGGGTGGCTGTGCTCACCTTGGGGGGCTGCCCGTGGGGAGCTGTGCAGGTGCTGCCTGGCggcgctgggctgggggctgccggcAGCTGGTGAAGctgctggtgccacagctgtgGGGCAGTGCCTGGGCGCTGGAGCCAGCCCAGACGCTGCGCCTGGGCCGGCTGGCCACCCAGCTGGGTGAGCCGGAGCTGCGGGAGCTGCGGCTGCCGGACTGGGGGGCCCTCTCTGCCCTGGGGGAGCTGGACAGCTGGTCACAGGGACAG ATGCGGGCTGTGGTCTCTGCTTTCCTGCGGCAGCGCGGGGCGAGCGCTCAGGACCTGGGGCTGCCTgagctggtggcactggggcacctgctttgtgggctgccggtggctgagctgcagggccTGGACAGCCGGGAGCTCAG caaaGCTGCCCCTTTCCTGGGCTCGCTGAGCCTGcgctgcacagagcagcaggctgaggTGCTGGCCACCCACTTGACCTCCAACGCTGCCTTCGGACCAGCTGCTGCTTGGGGACCTGAAATCTTCACGGAGATCGGGACGTTGGCAG ctgGGCTCCCCGACATCGTCCTCTCTGCACTGGTCCCCGAGCAGATTTGGGCGCTTACACCCCGGGCCATCGCTGCGGTGCCGGCACCCAAGTTCGCA gTGGTGTTTGGCCCCACGCAGCTGCGCACCCTCTCCAGCGCTCAGGCTGTGGCTGTCACCCCACAGCAGCGCCGGTGGCTCGGCAGTGCCCAGCGCCAGGCCCTGGCCAGTGCCCAGTGTGAGGGAGAGGCTCCCCAGGATGGCCAAG ATGTgaccttcctgctgctgcccctgccctaA